A genomic window from Lasioglossum baleicum chromosome 7, iyLasBale1, whole genome shotgun sequence includes:
- the LOC143210344 gene encoding cdc42 homolog, with amino-acid sequence MQTIKSVVVGDGAVGKTCLLISYTTNKFPSEYVPTVFDNYAVTVMIGGDPYTLGLFDTAGQEDYDRLRPLSYPQTDVFLVCFSVVSPSSFENVKEKWVPEITHHCPRTPFLLVGTQIDLRDDGTTTEKLAKNKQKPISAEQGEKLAKELKAVKYVECSALTQKGLKNVFDEAILAALEPPEPVKKRKCALL; translated from the exons ATGCAGACAATAAAGTCCGTTGTAGTGGGTGATGGAGCTGTGGGTAAAACGTGTCTTCTGATTTCGTATACGACTAATAAGTTCCCATCCGAATATGTGCCCACGGTTTTCGATAATTATGCCGTCACGGTTATGATAGGAGGAGATCCGTACACTTTAGGATTATTCGATACTGCTG GTCAGGAAGATTATGATAGGCTGAGACCATTGAGCTACCCTCAAACGGATGTGTTTCTCGTTTGTTTCTCCGTAGTGTCGCCTTCGTCGTTTGAAAATGTTAAGGAAAAG TGGGTGCCGGAAATAACGCATCATTGTCCAAGGACTCCATTTCTCCTTGTTGGTACTCAGATCGATTTAAGAGACGACGGCACCACTACCGAGAAATTGGCAAAAAATAAACAGAAGCCAATATCGGCGGAGCAGGGAGAGAAGCTTGCCAAAGAGTTGAAAGCGGTGAAATACGTGGAATGCAGTGCCCTCACGCAA AAAGGCTTGAAGAACGTGTTTGACGAAGCCATACTAGCTGCTCTCGAACCTCCGGAGCCAGTCAAGAAAAGGAAGTGTGCACTCTTGTAG
- the LOC143210340 gene encoding protein crossbronx homolog produces MSGTKADGNKEDSLKRQGSFRKLLPLDTNGDSQLSMSVKMIDRPTVSQSNKEYSIYLQEYNILSEYKMLCSQDLKGVYVIPSAQNSLLWFGVQFGRQGTYQGGVFRFTITLPQNFPDGGCPRVVFQTPMFHPLIDPESGELCTSWAFTEWRRNNRVWQLVQFITKILIKVDIKMTPVNQEASILLENNFEEFRDRVKKCVKESLSNVYDPPMVNDPHYIVFDPYNHELHDPVKQEIYEPKEEEENKTLGLSWVQPGSLQPFSKPEAR; encoded by the exons ATGTCGGGCACAAAG GCTGATGGTAACAAAGAGGATAGTCTAAAGAGACAAGGCTCGTTCAGGAAATTGTTACCTTTAGACACGAACGGAGATTCTCAATTGAGCATGTCAGTAAAAATGATCGACAGGCCTACCGTCTCGCAAAGCAATAAAGAATACTCAATCTATTTACaagaatataatattttatccgAATA TAAGATGTTGTGTTCCCAAGACCTAAAAGGGGTTTATGTGATACCATCGGCACAAAATTCCCTGT TGTGGTTTGGCGTACAATTCGGTAGGCAAGGAACCTATCAAGGAGGTGTCTTCAGATTCACTATTACATTGCCACAAAATTTCCCAGACGGCGGATGTCCT AGAGTCGTGTTTCAAACACCGATGTTTCATCCTCTAATCGACCCTGAGTCTGGAGAGTTGTGCACTTCCTGGGCATTCACAGAATGGAGGAGAAACAATAGAGTCTGGCAATTAGTAcaatttataacgaaaatacTCATAAAAGTTGACATTAAAATGACTCCTGTGAACCAGGAAGCATCTATATT ATTAGAGAATAATTTTGAAGAGTTTCGCGATCGCGTTAAAAAATGCGTGAAGGAAAGTCTGAGTAATGTATACGATCCACCTATGGTGAACGATCCTCATTATATAGTTTTCGACCCGTACAACCACGAGCTTCATGACCCTGTCAAACAAGAGATTTACGAGCCTAAG gaagaagaagaaaataaaacgTTGGGTCTGTCTTGGGTACAACCAGGTTCGCTGCAACCGTTTTCAAAGCCTGAAGCGAGATAA
- the Wdfy2 gene encoding WD repeat and FYVE domain containing 2 — protein sequence MAAEIKPAPGVNHDKFSTSRKPVLLSKLEGCNDDVNAAIIIPREEGVISVCDDRTVRVWLKRDSGQYWPSVCQYMVAGATSMHYTVETRQLFVGLDNGTINEFILEQDYNRMTAMREYSAHQARVTGVIFSPDNEWVLSIGRDKMFQLHCSESGQKVGHYQTDAWYTALQFDAQSKHAFVGDYSGQIAMLKLEANNVTLITTLKTHTGSIHTLAWDSEKQLLFSGSFDQSIIVWDIGGRQGTAYELQGHHNKVTALCYASAERVLLSGGEDGVIVCWDMAAGRKETAAWVESGTCQACGRPFFWNIKAMMDQRQLGLRQHHCRHCGRALCARCTAQRIAIPAMGFEFEVRVCDPCHIQLKAANQTSLASFHDAKHNVVGMDLDAPRRRLLTIGQDRLIKIWDISALLQ from the exons ATGGCAGCAGAGATAAAGCCCGCTCCAGGTGTAAATCATGACAAATTCAGCACAAGCCGTAAACCCGTACTCTTGTCGAAATTGGAAGGATGCAATGACGATGTTAATGCGGCTATCATTATACCGCGGGAAGAAGGTGTAATTAGCGTTTGCGATGACAG AACCGTTAGAGTTTGGCTGAAACGTGATTCTGGGCAATACTGGCCCAGCGTCTGTCAGTACATGGTTGCTGGTGCAACGTCAATGCATTACACCGTAGAGACTAGACAATTGTTCGTTGGGTTGGATAACGGAACGATAAAT GAGTTCATTCTCGAGCAAGATTACAACCGGATGACAGCTATGCGCGAATATTCTGCGCATCAAGCAAGAGTCACAGGTGTTATATTTTCTCCAGATAACGAATGGGTTTTAAGTATAGGTCGAGATAAAATGTTTCAATTACACTGCTCGGAAAGTGGTCAGAAAGTGGGACATTATCAGACCGACGCGTGGTACACTGCGCTGCA ATTCGATGCTCAATCGAAGCATGCTTTTGTTGGCGATTATTCTGGACAGATAGCGATGTTAAAGTTAGAGGCTAACAATGTCACGTTGATCACTACGTTAAAAACGCATACAGGCAGTATTCACACTCTGGCATGGGATTCCGAGAAGCAGCTTTTGTTTTCTGGAAGTTTTGATCAAAGTATCATAGTGTGGGATATCGGAGGGCGTCAGGGAACGGCATACGAGCTGCAAGGACATCA CAACAAGGTAACAGCGTTGTGCTACGCGAGCGCAGAACGCGTTCTGTTGTCTGGAGGAGAAGATGGGGTAATAGTTTGTTGGGACATGGCTGCAGGCAGGAAGGAAACCGCAGCATGGGTAGAGTCGGGCACGTGTCAA GCTTGTGGTAGACCGTTTTTCTGGAATATCAAAGCAATGATGGATCAGCGACAACTAGGATTAAGACAGCATCATTGCCGCCATTGCGGTCGTGCATTATGCGCACGTTGTACAGCTCAACGTATAGCAATACCGGCAATGGGATTCGAGTTTGAAGTCAGGGTTTGCGATCCGTGCCACATACAACTGAAAGCGGCAAA CCAAACATCTTTAGCATCCTTCCATGACGCGAAGCATAACGTCGTTGGAATGGATCTCGATGCACCGAGACGAAGATTATTGACGATCGGTCAGGATCGTCTGATTAAAATTTGGGATATTTCTGCGCTCCTTCAGTGA